One part of the Oncorhynchus clarkii lewisi isolate Uvic-CL-2024 chromosome 7, UVic_Ocla_1.0, whole genome shotgun sequence genome encodes these proteins:
- the LOC139413575 gene encoding class E basic helix-loop-helix protein 40-like, producing the protein MEMERIQRAQPPPKYQQAELSDMQGMDFPIYVYKSRRGMKRAEECKENYKLPHRLIEKKRRDRINECIAQLKDLLPEHLKLTTLGHLEKAVVLELTLKHVKALTTLLENQQQKILALQNGMQIEQSSPSQENSEGMFRSGFHVCAQEVLQYLANQEGDGDLTPSHMINHLHKVATEILQGPPHSPWPEKTPSYHHHQALREKPVGQPPKPSEGHRKNCVPVIQRAYAQVGGEQSGSDTDTDSGYGGEQGEHLALRAGYYGQESHLKRALGEKTASLGVKQEDEPRHKHARVESSDDEFLSGGESSSSSSSGHGSYMSAYSPHQAQPHPLCMPFYLIPPSAAAYLPMLEKCWYSGAMPMIYPGLGGSAQGMPSDTHAQTSLITISPRGHSPSPPTVAQSPMDSPALLQALKPINLETKD; encoded by the exons ATGGAAATGGAAAGGATTCAAAGGGCGCAACCCCCTCCCAAGTACCAGCAGGCTGAGCTGTCTGACATGCAAGG GATGGATTTCCCTATATATGTATACAAATCCCGTCGGGGAATGAAACGAGCAGAGGAATGCAAG GAAAACTACAAACTACCTCATCGACTTATTGAGAAGAAAAGGCGAGACAGGATAAACGAGTGCATCGCTCAGTTGAAAGATTTATTGCCTGAGCACCTGAAACTTACA ACTCTTGGCCATCTGGAGAAGGCTGTGGTTTTGGAACTCACGCTCAAGCATGTGAAAGCCCTCACCACTCTACTGGAAAACCAGCAGCAGAAAATCCTGGCTCTGCAGAATGGCATGCAAATCG AGCAGTCCTCTCCCAGCCAGGAGAACAGCGAGGGGATGTTCCGCTCAGGCTTCCACGTCTGTGCCCAGGAGGTTTTACAGTACCTGGCCAACCAGGAGGGTGACGGAGACCTCACACCCTCCCACATGATCAACCACCTGCACAAGGTGGCCACCGAGATCCTCCAGGGCCCTCCCCACAGCCCCTGGCCCGAAAAGACCCCcagctaccaccaccaccaggccctgAGGGAGAAGCCTGTAGGCCAGCCCCCCAAACCCAGCGAGGGCCACAGGAAGAACTGTGTGCCCGTCATACAGCGGGCGTATGCCCAGGTTGGCGGTGAGCAAAGTGGCagtgatacagacacagacagcggCTACGGTGGCGAGCAGGGTGAGCATCTGGCGTTGCGTGCAGGGTACTATGGCCAAGAGAGCCATCTGAAGAGAGCCCTGGGCGAAAAGACGGCGTCATTGGGCGTCAAGCAGGAAGATGAACCTCGCCACAAACATGCCCGGGTGGAGTCATCCGATGACGAGTTTCTCTCAGGTGGAGagtcatcctcatcctcctccagcGGTCACGGCAGCTACATGAGCGCCTACTCCCCCCACCAGGCCCAACCTCATCCTCTCTGCATGCCCTTCTACCTCATCCCCCCTTCTGCTGCCGCTTATCTGCCCATGCTGGAGAAGTGCTGGTACTCTGGGGCCATGCCCATGATCTACCCTGGCCTGGGGGGCTCCGCACAGGGCATGCCTAGCGACACGCATGCCCAAACTTCCCTGATTACGATATCCCCCAGGGggcactctccctctccccccaccgTGGCCCAGAGCCCCATGGACTCACCAGCCCTCCTCCAAGCGTTAAAGCCCATTAACCTGGAAACCAAAGACTGA